Below is a window of Brachyspira pilosicoli DNA.
CTCCTTAAAAATATTTTAAAAAAATAATATAAGAGGTAAAGAATTATCTCTTACAAACAGATATCAATTTTTTGAAAATATTTAAAGCGAAATCATAATGAGAATGCATCATTTCCGGGTGAAACTGCACACCAAGCACAAAATTGCCGTTTTCAGTATATTCTACACTTTCAACTATGCCATCTGTAGAATAACTTGTAGCAACTAAGCCTTTGCCCAAATCTTTAATAGCTAAATGATGAAAAGAATTAACCCTTAAACTATCCCCTACTATCTCTCTAATAACACTGCCTTCTTTAGTTGTAATATTATGTGTAGGTTCATAAGGTTTAGCATTTTGTGAATGTTTTATATAGCAATCTTTGATAAAAGACAAATCTTGATATAAGCTTCCGCCAAATGCAACATTGATAATTTGTAAGCCTCGGCATATACCAAGTATAGGTTTTTTCATTTCCAAAGCATATTTTATTATTTTTAATTCATGATTATCTCTTCTTGGAAATATTCTTCCAAGCTTAGAGTTAATTTCTTCTCCCCAATATATTGGATCAATATCATATCCGCCTGATAGAACAACTCCATCTACATGAGAAATTTGTGCCTTTATATCATCATCATCATCTATCATCGGAATAATAAAAGGTATACCGCCAGCTCTTGTAACAGAAAGCACATAATCATCATTTACATAAGCTCTCTCATAACCAGAAAAAGCTCCATCATTTTCAATAGTAAGTATACTTCCGCTAATACCGATAATAGGCTTCATAAAACACTCCATATAACAAATCGTATTTAAAAGTATAGTATAAATTATATAGTTTGTCAAAAAAACTGATATAATTTATAATATAAAAATAATTCTAATAAAAAATAATTTTAAATGGCATTGTACTTTTATGAAACAAGAAGCAGAAAATATTTTAGATAATATAAAAATAAAAATAAAAGAAGTAGAAAATGAACTGATAAACATAAGAAGACATATACACTCATACCCAGAATTAAGTAATCAAGAATATAACACAATGGAGTTTATATCAAACTATTTAAACTCTCATGAAATAAAACATAAAACAAAAATAGCAAATACTGGAATTATAGCAGATATTTTAGGAAAAGATAAAAGTTTTACTATTGCATTTAGAGCAGATATTGACGCTTTGCCTATAGAAGATTTAAAACATTGTAGTTATGCTTCAAAAAACAAAGGAGTTTGTCATGCTTGCGGACATGATGTGCATACTGCAATAAATATGGGAATAGCAAGAATATTCT
It encodes the following:
- a CDS encoding gamma-glutamyl-gamma-aminobutyrate hydrolase family protein; the encoded protein is MKPIIGISGSILTIENDGAFSGYERAYVNDDYVLSVTRAGGIPFIIPMIDDDDDIKAQISHVDGVVLSGGYDIDPIYWGEEINSKLGRIFPRRDNHELKIIKYALEMKKPILGICRGLQIINVAFGGSLYQDLSFIKDCYIKHSQNAKPYEPTHNITTKEGSVIREIVGDSLRVNSFHHLAIKDLGKGLVATSYSTDGIVESVEYTENGNFVLGVQFHPEMMHSHYDFALNIFKKLISVCKR